From a single Adhaeribacter swui genomic region:
- the pheS gene encoding phenylalanine--tRNA ligase subunit alpha: protein MKFEEIAQVAQEVAAYDLTNKEQLEQFRNLYTGRKGRIADLFDGIKNVAPEQRKAYGQELNALKEQALARFKEKQEELEAAGNNQTETNFDFTLPVVPQTLGTRHPLTLVREEIIRIFERMGFNLSEGPEIEDDWHNFSALNFPENHPARDMQDTFFVGADATMLLRTHTSSVQVRVMENEKPPIRTLSPGRVYRNEAISARAHCIFHQVEGLFIDENVSFADLKQTLYYFVQEMFGADTQIRFRPSFFPFTEPSAEIDISCLICKGAGCNICKQTGWVEIGGSGMVDPEVLRNCEIDPERYSGFAFGMGIERMAMLKYQIKDLRLFTENDVRFLRQFESL, encoded by the coding sequence ATGAAATTTGAAGAAATAGCCCAGGTAGCGCAAGAAGTTGCCGCCTACGACTTAACGAATAAAGAACAGCTGGAACAATTCCGGAATTTATATACCGGCCGCAAAGGTCGCATTGCCGATTTATTTGATGGCATTAAAAATGTTGCTCCGGAACAACGTAAAGCCTACGGCCAGGAATTAAATGCTTTGAAGGAACAGGCACTAGCTCGTTTTAAAGAAAAACAAGAAGAACTGGAAGCGGCCGGTAACAACCAAACCGAAACCAACTTTGATTTTACACTACCAGTGGTGCCGCAAACCTTGGGTACCCGGCATCCTTTAACTTTGGTACGCGAAGAAATTATCCGCATTTTTGAGCGAATGGGCTTTAACCTCTCCGAAGGCCCCGAAATAGAAGATGACTGGCACAACTTCTCGGCGTTAAACTTTCCCGAAAACCACCCGGCCCGCGATATGCAGGACACTTTTTTCGTGGGCGCCGACGCCACTATGTTGCTCCGGACGCATACTTCCAGCGTGCAAGTACGGGTAATGGAAAACGAAAAACCACCTATTCGTACCCTTTCGCCAGGTCGCGTATACCGCAACGAAGCTATTTCGGCGCGGGCGCATTGCATTTTTCACCAAGTAGAAGGCTTGTTTATCGACGAAAACGTAAGCTTCGCCGATTTAAAACAAACGCTTTACTACTTTGTGCAGGAAATGTTCGGAGCCGATACGCAAATTCGTTTCCGCCCCTCGTTTTTCCCGTTCACCGAGCCCAGCGCCGAAATTGACATCTCGTGTTTAATCTGTAAAGGAGCGGGCTGTAATATTTGCAAGCAAACCGGGTGGGTAGAAATTGGTGGTTCGGGTATGGTAGACCCCGAAGTTTTAAGAAATTGCGAAATTGATCCCGAGCGATATTCGGGCTTTGCTTTCGGGATGGGCATTGAGCGCATGGCTATGCTTAAATACCAGATTAAGGATTTACGCTTATTTACGGAAAATGACGTGCGCTTTTTGCGGCAGTTCGAATCATTGTAA
- a CDS encoding IS3 family transposase: MERGILKKLSVSFPREAGNLPVYSRAQGQIFPPEKICKVFQVNRSSYYTYLAGAVSQRAQANKNLLAMIKEVHQKSKQHYGSPRIQQVLKAHKMQVFRSRVACLMQQAGASGNEEKKI, encoded by the coding sequence ATGGAAAGGGGTATTTTAAAAAAGCTGTCAGTATCTTTTCCAAGGGAGGCGGGAAATCTACCAGTTTATAGCCGCGCACAAGGCCAAATTTTTCCGCCAGAGAAAATATGTAAAGTGTTCCAAGTGAATCGAAGCAGCTATTACACGTATTTGGCAGGTGCTGTCTCCCAAAGAGCACAAGCGAATAAAAATTTACTGGCAATGATAAAAGAGGTGCATCAGAAAAGCAAGCAACACTATGGCAGCCCCCGGATTCAACAAGTTCTAAAAGCACATAAGATGCAAGTTTTCCGATCCAGAGTGGCCTGCCTGATGCAGCAGGCGGGAGCTTCAGGCAACGAGGAAAAGAAGATTTAA
- a CDS encoding IS3 family transposase, with the protein MFKTLKTEEVYGCQMENQKSAASAIFKFIEIWYNRERLHSALGYRTPA; encoded by the coding sequence ATTTTTAAGACCCTAAAAACGGAAGAGGTGTACGGTTGTCAAATGGAAAATCAAAAGTCGGCCGCTAGTGCCATTTTTAAATTTATTGAAATTTGGTATAACCGAGAAAGGTTACATTCCGCTCTGGGCTATCGTACCCCAGCCTAA
- a CDS encoding Rieske (2Fe-2S) protein, producing MYPLNNLIYIALLLFVAACGEKQDIPLIPNAIVNEQINLTNIQYNALRRDNGYVYLKSGVKGIILIHRTGDTYAAFERNCPFQPYDDCALVSMDQSGFFMSDSCCQSVFDLNGYVTGGPSPYPLRRYNTALTGNLLYITN from the coding sequence ATGTACCCTCTAAACAATCTTATTTACATCGCACTATTACTCTTCGTAGCGGCCTGCGGCGAGAAACAGGATATACCTTTAATTCCGAATGCCATTGTAAACGAGCAAATCAATTTAACCAACATTCAATACAATGCCCTGCGCCGCGATAATGGCTACGTTTATTTAAAAAGCGGGGTAAAAGGTATTATTTTAATCCATAGAACCGGAGATACCTACGCGGCCTTCGAGCGGAATTGCCCTTTCCAACCATACGACGATTGTGCTCTTGTTTCTATGGATCAATCTGGTTTTTTCATGTCGGACTCCTGCTGCCAATCTGTGTTTGATTTAAACGGCTACGTTACCGGCGGGCCATCGCCCTACCCTTTGCGCAGGTACAACACGGCTTTAACAGGTAATTTGCTTTACATCACAAATTAA